The following are encoded together in the Lathyrus oleraceus cultivar Zhongwan6 chromosome 3, CAAS_Psat_ZW6_1.0, whole genome shotgun sequence genome:
- the LOC127127010 gene encoding provicilin, producing the protein MAATPIKPLMLLAIAFLASVCVSSRSDQENPFIFKSNRFQTLYENENGHIRLLQKFDKRSKIFENLQNYRLLEYKSKPHTLFLPQYTDADFILVVLSGKATLTVLKSNDRNSFNLERGDAIKLPAGTIAYLANRDDNEDLRVLDLAIPVNKPGQLQSFLLSGTQNQPSLLSGFSKNILEAAFNTNYEEIEKVLLEQQEQEPQHRRSLKDRRQEINEENVIVKVSREQIEELSKNAKSSSKKSVSSESGPFNLRSRNPIYSNKFGKFFEITPEKNQQLQDLDIFVNSVDIKEGSLLLPNYNSRAIVIVTVTEGKGDFELVGQRNENQGKENDKEEEQEEETSKQVQLYRAKLSPGDVFVIPAGHPVAINASSDLNLIGFGINAENNERNFLAGEEDNVISQVERPVKELAFPGSSHEVDRLLKNQKQSYFANAQPLQRE; encoded by the exons ATGGCTGCTACTCCAATCAAACCGTTAATGTTGTTGGCAATTGCTTTCCTAGCCTCAGTTTGTGTCTCTTCTAGATCCGATCAAGAGAACCCCTTTATCTTTAAGTCTAACCGATTTCAAACTCTTTATGAGAACGAAAACGGTCACATTCGTCTTCTCCAAAAATTTGACAAACGTTCCAAAATATTTGAAAATCTTCAAAATTACCGTCTTTTAGAATATAAGTCCAAACCTCACACCCTTTTTCTTCCACAATACACCGATGCCGACTTCATCCTTGTAGTCCTTAGTG GGAAAGCCACTCTCACAGTGTTGAAATCTAACGATCGAAACTCCTTCAATCTTGAACGTGGTGATGCCATCAAACTCCCTGCTGGCACTATTGCTTATTTGGCTAACCGAGATGACAACGAGGATCTTAGAGTATTAGATCTCGCCATCCCAGTAAACAAACCCGGTCAATTGCAG TCTTTCTTATTATCTGGAACTCAAAATCAACCATCATTATTATCTGGATTCAGCAAGAATATTCTAGAGGCTGCTTTCAAT ACCAATTACGAGGAGATAGAAAAGGTTCTTTTAGAACAACAGGAACAAGAGCCACAACACAGAAGAAGTCTTAAGGATAGGAGACAAGAGATCAACGAAGAAAATGTAATAGTCAAAGTATCAAGGGAACAAATTGAGGAATTGAGCAAAAATGCAAAGTCCAGTTCCAAAAAAAGTGTATCATCAGAATCTGGACCATTCAACTTGAGAAGTCGCAATCCTATCTATTCTAACAAGTTTGGCAAATTCTTTGAGATCACCCCAGAGAAAAATCAACAACTTCAAGACTTGGACATATTTGTCAATTCTGTGGATATTAAGGAG GGATCTTTATTGTTGCCAAACTACAATTCAAGAGCAATTGTGATAGTAACTGTTACCGAAGGAAAAGGAGATTTTGAACTTGTGGGTCAAAGAAATGAGAACCAGGGAAAAGAAAATGACAAGGAAGAGGAACAAGAAGAAGAGACAAGCAAACAAGTGCAACTGTATAGAGCTAAGTTGTCTCCAGGTGATGTTTTTGTGATTCCAGCAGGTCACCCCGTTGCCATAAATGCCTCCTCAGATCTCAATCTGATTGGATTTGGTATCAATGCCGAGAACAACGAGAGAAACTTCCTTGCAG GTGAGGAAGACAATGTCATAAGTCAAGTAGAAAGACCAGTTAAAGAGCTTGCATTTCCTGGATCTTCTCATGAGGTTGATAGGCTCCTAAAGAATCAAAAACAATCTTATTTTGCAAATGCTCAGCCTCTGCAAAGAGAGTAA